One region of Hymenobacter sediminicola genomic DNA includes:
- a CDS encoding isoprenyl transferase produces the protein MAVRSEIDPQNIPAHVAVIMDGNGRWAKQKGGLRIFGHQSAITAVRETVEAAAEIGVRYLTLYAFSTENWSRPAHEVMALMQLLVHTIRQETPTLLKNSIRLQSIGQIESLPASCQRELAEAKELTKDGNRMTLVLALSYSGRWDLTQAAQRMATDVAIGKLKAEEIQENTVAAYLTTAGIPDPELLIRTSGEQRISNFLLWQLAYTELYITDLLWPDFRRTHFEEAIKAYQRRERRFGKTSEQLTVS, from the coding sequence ATGGCCGTTCGGTCCGAAATAGACCCCCAGAATATTCCTGCCCATGTTGCCGTTATAATGGACGGTAACGGACGTTGGGCTAAGCAGAAGGGCGGCCTCCGCATCTTCGGGCACCAAAGTGCCATTACGGCGGTGCGCGAAACTGTGGAGGCGGCTGCTGAGATAGGCGTGCGCTACCTGACGCTGTATGCGTTTTCAACCGAAAACTGGTCTAGGCCTGCGCATGAAGTAATGGCACTGATGCAGCTGCTGGTGCACACTATCCGGCAGGAGACTCCGACGCTGCTTAAAAATAGCATTCGGCTACAGTCCATTGGCCAGATCGAGAGCCTGCCAGCTTCCTGCCAACGCGAGCTGGCCGAAGCGAAGGAACTGACCAAGGATGGTAACCGGATGACCCTGGTGCTTGCCTTAAGCTATAGCGGCCGCTGGGACCTGACCCAAGCTGCGCAGCGCATGGCAACTGATGTTGCTATCGGAAAGCTTAAGGCGGAAGAAATACAGGAGAATACTGTAGCAGCGTATCTGACAACTGCAGGCATTCCCGACCCAGAATTGCTGATTCGTACTAGTGGCGAACAGAGGATTAGTAATTTTTTGCTTTGGCAGTTGGCTTACACCGAGCTCTATATAACTGACTTGCTGTGGCCTGATTTCCGGCGCACGCATTTCGAGGAGGCCATCAAGGCATATCAGCGCCGTGAACGGCGTTTTGGGAAGACGAGTGAGCAGCTAACCGTTTCGTAA
- a CDS encoding OmpH family outer membrane protein, with protein sequence MKKLLSTLATTLVLLVATGSSSFAQKFGYVDSEFLMSKMPAYAQAQTELNTLSSNWQKEIEAQKKDLDKLYRTYQAEEVLLTEPMKKKRQDEILKKEQDIKTYQNKIFGYEGQLFKKRQELTKPVQDQVFEAIEKVAKKKQLAIVFDKSGDLTMLYTNPVHDYTEFVMEELGLATEDRNQTAQKGSVKTVATPKTPAGDDAEVDTEKGATTPAPRTTRPASRKN encoded by the coding sequence ATGAAAAAACTGCTTTCCACGCTGGCCACTACGCTGGTGCTGCTGGTCGCAACCGGCTCTTCATCCTTCGCTCAGAAGTTTGGCTACGTCGATTCCGAATTCCTGATGAGTAAGATGCCGGCCTATGCGCAGGCGCAGACCGAACTCAACACGTTGTCGTCGAACTGGCAGAAGGAAATCGAGGCGCAGAAAAAAGACCTCGACAAGCTTTACCGGACGTATCAGGCAGAAGAAGTGCTTCTGACCGAACCGATGAAAAAGAAGCGGCAAGACGAAATCCTGAAGAAAGAACAGGATATCAAAACGTATCAGAACAAGATTTTTGGCTACGAAGGTCAACTGTTTAAGAAGCGGCAGGAACTGACCAAGCCGGTGCAGGACCAGGTTTTCGAGGCCATTGAGAAAGTGGCCAAGAAAAAGCAGTTGGCTATTGTGTTCGATAAATCCGGCGACCTGACCATGCTTTACACCAATCCGGTGCATGATTACACGGAATTCGTGATGGAAGAGCTGGGCTTGGCTACTGAAGACCGCAACCAGACCGCGCAAAAAGGCAGCGTGAAAACCGTAGCAACGCCTAAAACGCCGGCTGGCGACGACGCGGAAGTAGATACCGAGAAGGGCGCCACCACGCCTGCTCCCCGTACTACTCGCCCGGCTAGCCGAAAAAACTAA
- a CDS encoding OmpH family outer membrane protein, translated as MTTMNMFRVALAAAALTFTSATATLAQAPTTAATTTSGPLKIGYTSVEYVLSQMPESKQIESDLKAFSTQLENQLKSKYQEYQTKAEAYQKGGSTMTDVVRADKEKELTNMQQSIQEFQRSADQSLQQKQQTLLKPALDKLQKTIDQVADENGYTYVLNSDGASPVLLHGPKEGDISDLILKKMGVTPGAAPTAPTAAPKATTPAAPASNTKTKTKTKK; from the coding sequence ATGACCACCATGAACATGTTCCGCGTTGCGTTGGCTGCGGCCGCCCTCACTTTCACTTCGGCGACGGCTACGTTGGCGCAGGCTCCTACTACGGCGGCCACTACTACCAGCGGTCCGCTGAAAATTGGCTATACCAGCGTAGAGTACGTGCTGAGCCAGATGCCTGAAAGCAAGCAGATCGAATCTGACCTGAAAGCTTTCAGCACCCAGCTGGAGAACCAGCTCAAGAGCAAATACCAGGAGTACCAGACCAAGGCAGAAGCCTACCAGAAGGGCGGTTCTACCATGACCGACGTAGTACGCGCCGACAAGGAGAAGGAACTGACCAACATGCAGCAGTCTATCCAAGAGTTCCAGCGCAGCGCCGACCAAAGCCTGCAACAGAAGCAGCAGACGCTGCTGAAGCCTGCTTTGGACAAGCTGCAAAAAACTATTGATCAGGTAGCTGACGAAAACGGCTACACCTACGTGCTGAATTCGGATGGTGCCAGCCCAGTTCTGCTTCACGGCCCCAAAGAAGGCGATATTTCGGACCTGATTCTGAAGAAAATGGGCGTAACGCCGGGTGCTGCTCCTACTGCCCCCACTGCTGCTCCTAAGGCTACTACGCCGGCCGCTCCGGCCAGCAACACCAAGACGAAAACCAAAACG
- the bamA gene encoding outer membrane protein assembly factor BamA, whose product MNSSLHTIGRVAAVVVTLGLGFPLATLAQTAPATTGEEPKRYELGGITISGARYLDTNTLIGLTGLRIGDPISVPGEEIGKAIRKLWDQGILGDVSVSIERTEGNRIFLDFNLKERPRLSKFEFSGISKGQADDLEKKIKLIRGKVVTDALLSNTRTQVRKFYTNKGFLDTKVNITQVPDSSLSNSVVLRINVDKGGKIRIRDIAFEGNEAFKDSKLKGKFKKTKEKKFPKFLNSGKFQRTEFEEDKKKLIEFYNAEGYRDAVIVSDTLERTGDALALRIKLDEGPKYYFRNISWAGNYLYDDKTLASVLGIKEGSVYSKETLDKRLNYNPTGQDITSLYMNDGYLFFSIEPVETKVEGDSIDIEMRITEGVQARVKDINIAGNTKTSDHVLRRELRTLPGDKFNRELLIRSQREIATLGYFDPEKVGINPVPNQADGTVDINYTVVEKPSDQITLSGGWGGYAGFIGTVGLVFNNFSLRKAADFRNWTPVPAGDGQRLSLNVQANGLQYQAYSFSFTEPWLGGRKPNSLSFSLNKSIQRVGTSFDANSEQSIKVNSAAISLGRRLRWPDDYFTLSNSLSVSQYKLKNYPYFQGFSNGNANNITLNTTLSRNSIDNPTYTRRGSSLAMSVNLTPPYSVFSGSHPNVNEWVEFHKWMVDASWFTPIVGKLVLNTRAHFGYIGTYNSSRPIGPFERFKLGGSGLAAGGGGNFLVGTEYIGLRGYADPNDPNALPTAQSGASGGVAYNKYVMELRYPVSLNPAATVYVLSFAEAGNAFNSYTDYNPYKLYRSAGFGARVFMSAFGLLGFDYGRAFDAIPRTSGTQATQDRNQFHFIIGQQIR is encoded by the coding sequence ATGAATTCTTCTTTGCATACAATAGGCCGGGTTGCGGCAGTAGTAGTTACGCTTGGCCTGGGATTTCCGTTGGCTACGCTGGCGCAAACCGCCCCAGCCACAACGGGCGAGGAGCCGAAACGATACGAGTTGGGGGGCATCACCATTAGCGGTGCCCGTTATCTGGATACGAACACGCTGATTGGATTAACGGGTCTGCGTATCGGCGACCCAATTTCTGTTCCGGGGGAGGAGATAGGCAAGGCTATTCGCAAACTCTGGGACCAGGGAATCTTGGGAGACGTGAGTGTCTCTATTGAGCGCACCGAAGGAAACCGCATTTTTCTTGATTTCAACCTTAAGGAACGTCCCCGGCTGTCGAAGTTCGAATTTTCGGGCATCAGCAAGGGCCAGGCCGACGACTTGGAGAAGAAAATCAAGCTGATCCGGGGTAAAGTAGTGACGGATGCACTGCTGAGTAATACCAGAACCCAGGTCCGGAAATTCTACACCAACAAGGGGTTCTTGGATACCAAAGTGAACATCACCCAAGTACCGGATTCCAGCCTGTCCAATAGTGTGGTGCTGAGAATCAATGTGGACAAAGGCGGTAAGATCCGCATTCGAGACATTGCTTTTGAAGGCAATGAAGCATTCAAAGACAGCAAGCTGAAGGGTAAGTTCAAGAAAACGAAGGAGAAGAAATTTCCTAAATTCCTGAACTCGGGCAAGTTTCAGCGCACGGAGTTCGAAGAAGACAAGAAGAAGCTTATTGAGTTTTACAACGCCGAAGGCTACCGTGATGCCGTTATTGTGTCGGATACGCTCGAGCGGACCGGGGATGCGCTGGCACTGCGGATAAAACTGGATGAAGGACCGAAATACTACTTCCGCAACATCAGCTGGGCCGGCAACTACCTTTACGACGATAAGACCCTAGCTTCAGTACTGGGCATCAAGGAGGGAAGCGTATACAGCAAAGAAACGCTGGACAAGCGCCTCAACTACAACCCTACAGGCCAGGATATCACCTCGCTCTACATGAACGATGGGTACCTGTTCTTCTCTATCGAGCCGGTAGAAACGAAGGTGGAAGGCGACTCGATTGATATTGAGATGCGCATCACCGAAGGAGTGCAGGCCCGCGTCAAGGATATTAACATTGCCGGAAATACCAAAACGTCGGACCACGTACTGCGCCGCGAGCTACGGACGCTACCCGGCGACAAATTCAACCGCGAGCTGCTGATCCGCTCCCAGCGTGAAATTGCTACACTGGGCTACTTCGACCCCGAGAAGGTAGGTATCAACCCGGTGCCGAACCAAGCGGATGGAACTGTGGACATCAACTATACGGTGGTTGAGAAGCCCTCCGACCAGATTACGCTTTCGGGTGGCTGGGGTGGCTATGCCGGCTTTATTGGTACGGTTGGTCTGGTGTTCAACAACTTCTCGCTGCGCAAAGCTGCCGACTTCCGCAACTGGACACCAGTTCCGGCCGGCGACGGCCAGCGCCTCTCGCTGAACGTACAGGCCAACGGTCTGCAGTACCAGGCATACTCCTTCTCTTTCACGGAACCGTGGCTGGGCGGCCGCAAGCCCAATTCGCTGTCGTTTAGCCTCAATAAGAGCATTCAGCGAGTTGGAACTAGCTTCGACGCTAACTCCGAGCAGTCTATTAAGGTGAACAGCGCTGCTATTAGCTTGGGCCGTCGCCTGCGCTGGCCTGATGACTACTTCACGCTCAGCAATTCGCTGTCGGTAAGCCAGTATAAGCTGAAAAACTACCCGTATTTCCAGGGATTCAGCAACGGTAACGCCAACAACATCACGCTCAATACAACTCTGTCGCGGAATAGCATCGACAACCCGACCTATACGCGTCGGGGCTCGTCGCTGGCAATGAGCGTTAACCTGACACCGCCATACTCAGTGTTCAGTGGTTCGCACCCGAACGTGAACGAATGGGTAGAATTCCATAAGTGGATGGTGGATGCCTCGTGGTTCACCCCGATTGTAGGCAAACTAGTGCTGAATACCCGTGCGCACTTCGGCTATATTGGCACCTACAACAGTTCCCGCCCCATCGGGCCGTTTGAGCGGTTCAAGCTCGGCGGTTCCGGCCTCGCGGCGGGCGGCGGCGGCAACTTCCTCGTAGGCACTGAATACATTGGCCTACGTGGTTACGCTGACCCGAACGACCCGAATGCGCTGCCTACAGCCCAGTCGGGTGCCAGCGGCGGGGTAGCCTACAATAAGTACGTAATGGAACTGCGTTATCCAGTGTCGCTGAACCCGGCGGCTACGGTTTATGTTCTAAGCTTCGCGGAGGCAGGCAACGCCTTTAACAGCTACACCGACTACAATCCGTATAAATTGTACCGGTCGGCAGGTTTTGGTGCCCGTGTTTTCATGTCGGCATTCGGTTTGCTAGGCTTTGACTATGGTCGGGCATTCGATGCTATTCCACGCACAAGTGGCACGCAGGCTACCCAGGACCGCAACCAGTTTCACTTCATCATCGGCCAGCAGATTCGCTAA